The following is a genomic window from Mycobacterium parmense.
CGCCTCGGGCCGGCCCCGCTGGCGATCAGGACCGCCTGGAGGACGGCCGATTCGCTGATGACGAAAGGCATTGGCGCAACGGTCCGCAACTCGATCGAGGATCTCGCGGGATGGGCGCAGGTCGAGCGTCCGGATCTCGCCAGATTGACCGCCGACGGCGACGTCGTGATCGCGTTCTCCGATATCGAGGATTCCACCGCCCGCAACGAGGCGCTGGGCGACCGCGGATGGGTGAAGGTGCTCGAGCGGCACAATCGGCTGATCGAGAAGCAGGTGGGCGACCACAACGGCCACGTGGTCAAGAACCAGGGCGACGGGTTCATGATCGCCTTCGCCGACGCCGGCGAAGCCGTGCTGTGTGGGATCGGTGTGCAGCGGGCTCTGGCCGCCGACGCCGACAGGTGGGAAGGCGTTCGCGTGCGCATCGGCATTCATCTGGGGAGCTCGGTCAGACGCGGCGACGACCTCTTCGGACGCAACGTGGCCCTGGCCGCCCGGGTTGCCGCACAGGCCGTCGGCGGCCAGATCCTGGTCAGTGAATCGGTCCGCGATGCCGTCGACGGCCTGCCCGGCATCGAACTCTGCCCTGCCCGCGAGGTCGAACTCAAAGGTTTTCAGGGACGGCACAATCTGTATGCGGTCAGCCTATCCACTCGACAAGAAGCGAGGTTGCAATGACAACAGCGGTCGACCCGTCGGTGCCGCCCAGCGGTGCCGGCTGTGTGGAGTGTGAGGATGCGGGCGGCTGGTGGGTGCACCTGCGCAGATGTGCGGCCTGCGGCCACATCGGTTGCTGCGACGACTCGCTGTCCCGGCACGCCACCGAGCACTGGCGGCAGACCGGGCACACGATAATTCGCACGTTCGAGCCGGGCGAGGACTGGTTCTGGAATTACGAAACCCGGGACTATTACGAGGGGCCCGAACTCGCCCCGCCGCAGTGCCATCCCGAGGGCCAGACCGTGCCCGGCCCACGGGATCGGGTGCCCGCCGACTGGGCCGACCTACTCCGCCGGCGACGCGACTGAGTCCACGTGGTCGTGTGGTCGCCTACGGCGACGCGCGCCGGTCGGCGTCGGTCAGCATCTCGCGCAGTCGGCGGGTGTCGACCTTGCCGGTGCCGCCGCGCGGGACGTCGTCGTCAGTGGTCAGCAACAACCAGACCGTCGGCACCTTGAACGCGCTGAGAGACGTTCGGGCACGGCGCCTCAGCTGCTCCTCGGTGAGGCCTTCGCCGGCCACGACCGCCGCGCCCACCCGCGTCCCCGCGGCGCCGGGCACGTCGGTCACGAATGCGTTCCGAACCCCGTCGACGGTTCGCAGCGCCCGCTCCACCTCCGACGGGTAGACGGTGGCGCCGCTGACCTTGAACATGTCGTCGGACCGGCCGTGGTAGAACAGGAACCCGTCCCGGCTCAGGAGTCCGAGGTCGCCGGTGGGGTAGAAGCCGTCGTCGGTGAACACTTCCTCACGGCTGCGGCGGCAGATCCCGCGCAGGATATGCGGACCGCGGATCTGGATCATACCGGCGGTGTCCGCCGCGACCGGGTCTCCCGTGTCGGGGTCGACGATACGTATCTGGATGCCCGGGAAGGGCTTTCCGCAACTTCCCCAGGCGGCGCGCGGCATGTCGGTGTCAGCCGGATAGCCGCAGTAGGGCCCGAACGCCTCGGTCATCCCGAACAACGTGGCCCGGGCGCCGGGCTGCGCGCGATGCTCGGGCGGTAGCAGGGCGGGCAGGCTCCCCGGCCGCAACGCCGTCAGGTCGGCGCCGGCCGCGTCCGCGTGCTTCGCCAGTGCCTCGGCCTGGTCCGGCCAGCCGCGAAACAGGGTGACCCGCTCCGTCTCCAGCAGCCGCAGTGTGGTTTCGGGCCTCGGGATCTGCTCGGTGACCAGGGTGGCGCCCGACAACAGCGTCGAGAGTATCCCCGCGCCGAACCCGCCTACCCAGAAGAACGGCATCGGAAGGTACAGGCGGGTTTCGGCCGTGATGCACCGCGCCGCAAGGCCGGACCGCACGGCGCCCAACGCATTGCCGTGGGAGTGCAGGACTCCCTTGGGAGCACCGCTGCTGCCCGACGTGAACATGATCACCAGCGGGTCGGCGGCGGTGACCGTCTCGGCCATCGCGCCGACCACCCGCCGAGCCCGCTCACCCGTCATGTCGTCGAGCCGGTCGACCGTCCACACCTCGCGCAGCGCGGGCAATCCGGGTTGCGGAACGGTTCCGAGTTCGTCCAGGTACCGATGGCCGCGGAACTCCTCGACGCTCACCAGATACCGCACCGCCGCGGCCCGCAATTGCGCGGTGAGTTCGCGTGCCGTCAGCAGCGTGCTCAGCGGGACGAGCACCGCGCCGACGCGGGTGAGCGCGATGGCCACCTGGACCCAGCGGACGCCGTTGGGCATGATCAGCCCCACCGGGGTGCCTTTGCCCACGCCGGCCTCGACGAAGCGGGCGGCCAGATCCCTTGTGGTCGAGTCGAGTTCACGATAGCTGAGTCGCGACGCGGGATCGATCACCATCGGCTTGGAATGGTGCCGCGCCGCTTGCAGTGTCACCAGGCGGTCGATCGTGTCAGGCATCGAAGAGCCTCTTCAGCCGTGCTGTGTCGACCTTCCCGCTGGACAGCAGCGGGATGTCGGCGCGGCCGACGGTGAGAACCCGCCTGGGGATCTTGAATGCCGACAACTCCGTCTTGAGCCGGTCCCGCAACGTCGCTTCGTCGATGGGTGCGGCGCCGTCGGACGCGATGAGGACCGCGGCCACCGACTGCCCGCGTTCGGCGTCGTCGAGGCCGACCACGTATGCCTGGGCCCCCGTGACGCGCGTGATCGCGTCCTCGACCTCGGCGGCCGAGACGTTGGCGCCCGCGGTCTTGATGGTCGACGACAGCCGGCCGACGAAGTAGTGCAGGCCGTCGCGGTCGGCGCGCACCAGATCGCCGGTGTGGAACCAGCCGTCGGCGTCGAAGCACTCTTCGCGGCTGCGTTTGTAATAGCGCTGCATGACGAACGGCCCCCGGATGCACAGCTCCCCGGCGTCACCGACGGCCACGGGCGCTCCCGTGTCCGGATCGACGATCCGGGTTTGGAATCCGGGCGCCGGTTTGCCGAACGACCCGCGACGCTTCTCCGGTTGGTCTTCCTCGTCGTCGCCGATCAGGACCACGCCGCCACCCTCGGTCATGCCCAGCATGTTGTGGCGCAGCTGCGGGTCGGCCGGCCGGACGCCGGGCGCCATGATCGGGTACAGGTTGCCCCGTCGCATCGACGACAGGTCGCGGCGCGCGAAGCTGGGGTGCTCGGCCAGATGAGTGATGCCGGCCACGAAACCATTGGTGATGGTGGGCCTTTCGGCCTCGAGCAGATCGAGCGTCTTGCCGGCGTCGGTGGCGTTGGAGCACACCAGGGTCGAACCGGCGACCAACGTCGCCAGCAGTCCGAACGCGAAGCCGCCGATCCAGAAGAACGGCGAATTGCAGAACAGCCGGTCGTCGGGCGTCAAAGCCCGGATCCGGTTGAGATTGCGCTGGTGCCCAAGCAGCGCGGCGTGCGTGTGCACGACTCCCTTGGGGGCGCTGGTGGAGCCCGACGTATACACGATGGCCAGCGGGTCGCAGCCGTCGACGTCGTCTTCCAGCGCCTCGAGCAACCCGGCGTCAACGGAGTCGGCGAGCCGGTACGCACGGTCGATCCCGGCGCCGATCGCGACGTGACGCAGTTGCGGCGCAACGGTGGCGAAGAGAGGACCGTCGGAGCCCAGATCGACGTCCGGCACCGCGTGTGCGATCCGCGCCGCGTAGTCGTGGGAGCGAAACGACTCAGCGCTCAACAGGATCTGGGTGTCGCTGTCGACGAGCTGTTCGCGCAACTCGCGGGCCGTGACGAAGGTGGAGAACGGGATGACGACCGCGCCGAGTCGTGCGGCCGCCAGCATCGCGACGACGAACTCGGGGCCATTCGGGAAGAGAAGACCCACGTGGGTGCCCTTGCCGGCGCCGAGGGCGAGCAGTCCGCCGGCCAGCTGGGCGGACCGGCGCTCGGCGCCGGCGTAGCTGAGGCGCTCGTCGTCGCAGACCAGCAGCGGGTGCTTCCCGCGCGAGCTCGCCCGGTGCCGGATGGCCTGCGCGACGGTGCAGAAGTCAGCGGGCATGGTCGCCGTGGGCAACGGGTTTCTCGAAGAAGCGCCGCACCGCGGCGAGGTCGGCCTTGCCCGACGGCGTCCGCGGGATAGTGTCGACCATCGCTATGGTTGTGGGAATCTCGTATCCCGCCAATCGGTTTCGCAGGAAGGCCGTGAGATTGTCGGCGTCGGTGGAGCCGGGCCGGCGTAGTTCGACCATGGCGACGGGTGTCTCGCCCAGGCGTGTGTCGGGCCGGCCGACCACGGCGGCGCCGGCCACTGCCGGGTGGGCTTCCAGCGCGGCGCGCACGTCGTCGGGCATCACCTTGAACCCGCCGCGGATGATCGCCTGGTCGGCTCTGCCGGTGATCCAGAGGAATCCGTCGGCGTCCATGCGGGCCATGTCCGTGGTTCGCATCCATGGTGCCGACGGTCCCAACTGCGCCGGCCTGACCTCGAGCAGTCCGACGTTGTCGGGCCCCAGTGGCGTGCCGTCGTCGCCGACCACCCGAAGCTGCGCGCCGGGATTGGCCCGTCCGACGCTGCCGCGTTTTGCCTGCCAGTAGGTTTGGTGGTCCGGCAGTGTCCAGCCGGCGACACCACCACCGAATTCGGTTGCGGCGTAGGAGGTCAGGACCGGGATGCCGTACTTCTCGGTGAAGGCGTCGGCGTCGTCGGCCGACAGCGGAGCGGTGCCACAGGTGACGGCGCGGATGCCCGCGAGGTCGTCGCGGGTCAGGTCCGAGTGCAGCACCGTGCGCAGGGCGGCCGGAACCAGCGACACGGCACGGGGCCGGTGCTTGCGTACCGCCGCGGCCCAGGCGTCGAGCTCGAACCGCTCCAGCAGCACAAAGGGTCTCGCCTCGGTGATGCATTGCAGGACCCGGAACACGCCGCCGATGTGGACCAGCGGCGAGTTGACGATCGCGACGCCGCGGCGTATCTGGGCGGGCACCGGCGCGCGCCCGGGATCGGGGCCCATGACGCTGCGCGCCAACATGTCGTACCCCAGGTCGACTCGCTTCGGTGGACCGGTCGTGCCGCTGGTCAGCATGCGCACCGCCACATCGGGCCGGGAATCGGGCCAGCTGGTGTGGCGCGTTGGGCCGCCGACGTCGTCGCGAAGACCCGCAATCGTCAGCGTCGCAGAACCTGCGGGCACCAGCGCCGCGAGATCTTCGGACTCGCCGACGACCAACGGCAACTGTAGCGCGGCGATGTCGGCTTTGATCCGCTCGTCACGGCGCGACGGGTTGATGACGACGACGGTTCCGCCACCGAGCAGCACGCCGAGGAAGGCGGCGACGTGGCCGGGCCGGTTACGCAGCAGCATTCCGGTGCCGCGGCCCTGCTCGGCGCTCAGGGAGGCGACACGCCGCGCGAGCACCCCGACGTCGCTCCACGAAAACCATTGACCGTCATACTCGATGGCGGGCGCGTCCGGTCGCAGGTCAAGTACGTCGTTGATGCGTTGAGCCAGCGGGTGCATCAACGGATCTTCGGTGCAGGTGCGGTGGGCGCTCCGGTGCGTTCGAGGCGCTGTGCGGCGAGTTCGGCTGTGCCGAGCGGATTACCGAGACGCGTGTAGATCAGCCCTTGGTCGAGTGCCACACGATAGGGTTTGTCGAGCGATTCCCAGATCGCCTTGACGGTGCCTTGCGTTGCGGTCGGCGGTTGGGCGGCGATGGTCGCCGCGATCTCGTGGGCGCGGTCCCAGAGCCGCTCGGACGTCACCACTTCTGACACCAGCCCGATACGCAGCGCGGTGTCCGCGCCGACGCGCTCGTCATTGCCCATCAGGGCGATGCGCAGAGCCTCCCCGAGACCGACGCGTCTCATCAGGCCGATCGGCTCCAGCGCGCAGACCAGACCGGCCGACACGTGGGAGTCGAAGAACGTCGCGTCGTCGGCGCAGATGACGATGTCGGATTCGTTGACGAAGTAGAAAGCGCCGGCGGTGCACATGCCCTGGACCGCGCACACCACGGGCTTCCACATCTTCTGCCACTTGGGGCTGAGCGACTCCCCGGGATCTTCGTGGTTCCACACGTTCTCGGGCTGGCCGTAGGGGGTTTTGATGTCCAGTCCGGCGCTGAACGCGCGGGCGCCGGCGGCCCGCAGAACCACCGCGTGCACCGAGTCGTCGAGCTTGACAGTGCGCCAGGCGCGGGCCATCTCCTCGCACATCGTCCGGTTGAACGCGTTGAGCTGCTCCGGCCGGTTCAGCGTGATCGTGGCGACATGATCGGTTTCGTCGACCTCGAGCAGGATGGTCTCGAAAGAGTTCGCCGTACTCACCGGCACTGCCAATCGGGCGTGCGCTTTTCGACGAACGCCTTGGGCCCTTCGGCCGCGTCCTCGGTGCGCAAGACACGCTCGCGGAACGTCTCGGCCATGATCTCGGCCTCGTGCAGCGGCACATTGAGGCCCTTGAGAATGGCCAGGCGGGTTCCCCGGACCGCCAACGGCGCGTTGGAGTTGACGATGCCGGCGATCTCGTGGGCGCGTTCGAGCAGCCGGTCGTGCTCGACGACCTCGCTTATCAGCCCGAGCTCGTAGGCGCGGCCCGCGCTCATCCGCTCGTGCTTGCCCATCAAAGCCATCCGCAGGGCAATGGAGCGGGGCAACACGCGCGACACCCGCACCATCTCGCGCCCGGCCACCAGCCCGATGCTCACGTGCGGATCGAAGAAGGTGGCCTGCTCCGAGGCGATCACGATGTCCGACGTGGTGACCCAGTCCATGCCGGCACCACAGCACAAGCCGTTGACCGCGGTCAGCATCGGCTTGGCCGCCGCGCGAAACGGGGGAGTGCCCTCCTGCGGCGCCTCCCATTGGTCGTAGGTCGACAGGTATGGCCGCTCGTAGATCACCTTGCCGTCTCCGGGAATGGCCTTGACGTCGGCCCCGGTGCAGAACGCACGTCCGGTGCCGGTCACGATGGTCAGCCACACGTCGTCGTCATTCTCGGCTTCGTCGTAGGCGGCACGAAGCTCGGTGATCATGTGCGGACTGAGCGCGTTCAGGGCCTCCGGGCGGTTCAGCGTGATGGTGGCGGTGTGCCCGTCGACGTCGTAGTTGATGGTGTCGAACGAGTCTGTTGCCATCCGTGTTCCCTTCTCGCCGCTGCGCTCAGCGGCCATTGAATTCAGGTGGTCGGCGTTGCCGGAAGGCCTCCATGCCTTCTTTGAAATCATCTGTGCGACAGGATAATTCCAGATTGAACAGCTCCTGGTTCAGTGACTGGCTCAGTGTCGCATGCTGACCGAAACCCAAGGCCTGCTTGGCCAGCCCGATCGCGACCGTCGGGCCGTGGGACAGCCGGTCCAGCAATTTCCCGGCAGCGCCGCTCAGTTCGGGGGCGCCCACCACCTGGTGGATCAAACCCCACTCGGCCGCGTCGATCCCACTCACTTTCTCGCCGAGCAACAGCATCCTCCTGGCCCGAGCCAGGCCGACCAGGCGGGGTGCCAACCAGGTCGACCCGGAATCCGGGCTGAAGCCACGTTCTACGAAGGGTTCCCAGAACACCGCATCGGCGGCGGCCACGGTGAAGTCCGCCGCCAGCGCGAGGTTGCAGCCGAACCCGACGGCCCGTCCCTGCACGCTGCACACCACCGGCAGGTGAATGGTCGAGACGAGCTCTATCACGCGATGGGCGGCATGCGGGATTCGTCGCGTCAGATCGCCGGTCCGCGGACGGCGGCGGCTGTTGGCCCCCACCAGGTCGACGCCGGCGCAGAAGTCGTCGCCGGCGCCCTGGAGGTGAACCGCGCGCAGCGAGTCGTCGGCGGCGGCCTCTGTCAGCGCGTCGACGAGGGCACGGATCATCAATTGCGTCAATGCGTTTCGGTGAGAGGGTCGATCGAGCGTGAGCCGCAGCACCGCGTCATCCCGGTGCACCGTCACCGCGCCGTCGCCGTCCGCGCCGGCCTCCTGACTCACCGTCGCATCCGGCCTCTCTCCGCCGATATGGTTACCCATACAGTAGGCAATACGATTGATACGCTGTATAAGTTAGCAAGGAAACGGTACCGACGGAAATGGCCGGGCGGACCCGGTGCGAAGAAGGGAAGCATGGCCATCGAGGGCACACCCGCGTCGACACGCACCGGTGACGCCCGATTCGGCGAGGCGCCCCTTGCTCAAACGGTCGCCGCGGCCGGCGCGATGCGGCGCCTGAGCTCGCTGTTGCTCTCCCTCGAGCACCCCCACCCCGCGGTGGAGGCCATGTTGGGCAAGTTCGGCGAGTGGGAGGCCGAGCTGGCAGCGTCCGCCCCCCGGGACAATGCCCCGCGAATCGGCGAGATCCACGACGATCCCCGGCGGGTGTACCTCAACCACGCCACCGACATCGGCGCGTACAACCCCTGCTTTCCCGAGTACTCTTTCGATGACCTCGATCCCGACCAGGCGACCGGACGCGTATCCTTTCCCCTGGTCTACGAAGGACCGCCGGGCCTGGTGCACGGCGGTTTTCTCGGGGTGTTCTTCGACTGCGTGATCCAGCACCACAATTGCCGCACGGGGCTGTCCGGCAAGACGCGATCGCTGACGGTCAAATTCCGCCGTCCGACGCCGCTGCTGACCGAGCTACGATTCGACATCACCCGGTCACAGGTCGAGCGGGGCATCACGTCCACGGCGCGATTGCTGCTCGACGACGAAGTGCTGTGCGCCGGCGAGGTCACCACCTTGGCTTCGCCACCGGAAAAGCTGGCCGGGACCAAATTCGGCCGGCGACGAAAGGGGTCCGGCTCATGACCGCCTCGGACGATCGGGTGCTCTACGAGGCCGACCGCGACCGCCGCATCGCGACGATCACGCTCAACAACGCCGAACAGCGCAACTCCTACGATGCCGCAATGCGCGAAGAGGTCGCCCGCTGCCTGGATCGCGTCGCCGACGACGACGACCTCACCGTGGTGCTGCTTCGCGGCGCCGGCGGGGTTTTCAGCACCGGGGCCGACATGAACAACGCCTACGCCTGGTACGGCGAGAAGCCAGACGGCGGTCGCGATGAGTCGGCGGCCAGGCGCCGGCCCAGTCAGCGGCGACGACTTACGGTGGACCGCAAGTCGTTTGGGTTCTATCACAATTTCATGGGCTTTCCGAAGGTGACGGTGGGCGAGATCGCCGGATATGCCCTCGGCGGCGGTTTCGAGATGGCCCTGATGACCGACATCTCCGTGATCGCACGCGACACCAGGATCGGCATGCCTGCCACCCGTTTCCTCGGGCCGGCGCTCGGCAGCCTGCACATGTTCTTCCACCGGCTGGGACCGGTGTTGGCCAGGCGGCTGCTGCTCACCGGAGACATCGTCGACGCGGGAGAGCTCGAACACCTCGGAATATTCACCGAAACGTGCGATTCCGGCTCGGTCACCGCCCGCGCTCGATACTGGGCCGAGAAGGCGGCCAAGATGCCGGCCGACGGGGTGGTGATCGCCAAGGAGGCCTTCCGCCTCGTTGAACAAACCCAGGCGTATAACGGTGAAGAAGTCGCGAGCTATCTGTTCCACGCGTTCGGCACCAACTTGCAGTTCGGGCCGGGGGAGTTCAACTTCGTCAAAGCGCGCGCTCAGCACGGCACCAAGGAAGCGTTTCGGCTACGCGACGCGCACTTTCACGTGCCGGATCCCGACGCGTGACAAGATGTTCGCGATGCCGGTCAGCGGGTGACCGTGGTCCCGGTCCGCGCGCGCTGACCGGATGATTTGACCGCCTTGCTCTGCCGCGACGGTGTCGCCTTGTCGCCCTTGGCCTCCGCGCCTTGCTCGATCAGCCGGCCGGCGTGGTCGAGGATGCAGGTGAGGCCGTACTCGAAGTTGGTCTCGTCGGGCGCCCCGATCCGGTGACCAATCCCCGTCACTTGCGCCAGCAGCGGAGTCATCTCGGGATCGATGGCGACGGCGTCCTCGATGGCGCGGGGCCCGACGTCCGACGATTGGTTCTTCTCGTAAAGCCGTTGCAGCACCACTGAACCGCGTACGTGAACCGAAACCGCGGAATACGTATCGAAGGCGTCCTCCGGAGACAGGCCGGCCTCCACCAGGTTGGCGATCGCGCGCTCCATCTCCTGAGCGCCCATGCGCGCGGCCTTGGGGCTCAGAGCCGCGCGAATCAGGATCAGGTCACACAGAATCGGATTGCCCATGAACGTCTTACGCATCAGGCGCGCGTGGTTGCGCAGCGTCTCCCGCCAGTCGCTGGCTTCGACGTAGGGGGTGGCGAACACATATTTGCTCAACGCCCGGTCGGTCATCGCGTTCAGCAGATCGTCCTTCTTGCGGAAGTACCAGTAGATGCTGGTGACGCCGACGCCGAGATGCTTGCCGAGCAGCGGCATGCTCAGGTTGTCGATCGAGACCTGCTCGGCGAGTTCGAAAGCGCCGCTGATGATGTCGTCAGGATTGATGGAACCGCGTTCGCGTCGTTGACGCTTGTCGGCGGTCGCCTGCTTTGCCACTACGGGCACCTCCATCAAGATCTGTCCTGTGTGCGCGGTCGTTCGGCGGTGACCATCAAGCTTACCGGTGGCCATCCGATCGGTCGGTCAGGCAGTCATTCCGGGCGGCTGTCGTGCGCTTTTCTTCTGCTACTGTAATACCTATCGTAGGCTTTGTGGTAACCGAAGCCGAACGGGTGATGATGACGTAATCGGCCGTGAGGGCGACTCGCCGGCCGGGTCAGGGGCCACGCCATGGACCCAGGGCCGGCGAATTCCGTGGCGGTGCTGGGCCGCAGCCACCGTCAATTCGACGGTGGTTCGGACGTCACCTGAGCAGATCGATGAAAATCCCTGGGCGACAGAAGGAGTGAGCCATGGCCACGGCCGGCGAGGCGCGTGCGTGGGCACGCGAGGCACTGCGGGGAATCGGCGATTCCCTCTACACCCCCTTCTGCGGCCGCGACGGGGACGACATCGACTGGGACGCCTACCGGAGTTTGGTGCGGTACTGCGTCGGCGCCCTCGGACACCAGATGTTGTGGTGCACCAGCGGCATCGCCGAGTTCTGGTCGTTGACGCTCGACGAGCGAAAGCGGTTGCTGGAGGTCGCGATCGAGGAGGGCCGCCGCGCCGATCCGGACGTGGTGATACAAGCATGCACGGCGGCCACCTCGGCCAAGGACTGCGTGGACCTGACCCTGCACGCCCAGCAGGCCGGCGCCGACATCGCCTATATCCAGACGCCCATGATGGAGGCCCACGGGGGCGAAGGCGTGCTGCGCTTCTTCGCCTATGTCGCCTCCCGCACGGACCTCGCCCTGGGCATGTTCAACTCGCCCTCGTCGGGATATGTGCTGACGCCGGCCGAGGGCGCGCGCATCTACGACGAGGTGCCCGCGGTGTGCGCCACCAAGGAGGGTGCGTTCAGGCCCGGCAGCAGCCGGTTGCTGCACCGGCTCGCGCCCGATCTGGTGATCTGGGAATGCGACAAGACGGTGTATCGCGCCGGATGGCTGCGTGACGGGATCGTCTGCCCGGCTCAGCTGGGCACATCCGGTTACCTGTTCGAGACTCCGCAGCGGCGACTGTTCTCCGAGTACTGGGATCTGGTGTACGACGGCAAGCTCGTCGAGGCCATGGAATACGCGCGCCATTCCGGCCTGGACCAGTTCGACCTGGACATCGGGTCGTGGTGGACCTGCTATCCGGGACGATCCGATTACTTCACCCACTGGGGTGGTGCGTTCAAGTACGCCGCGTCGCTGCTCGGTCTGCCGGTGGGCGACCACCCCGATTCCCGGCCTCCCCAAGCGCTATTGCCGCCCGAGGCCAAGGCCCAGATCGAAGAGGCCTACCTCCGCCTCGGCCTGATCGATGCGAGGCGCCCCACCGAACTCGTTGTGCCACAGGCGTAAGGCAGGGTTGCGGACAACGGCAGAAGGCCCGGCCACCCACGGTGACCGGGCCCTCGCTGGGATCGGAGTCGTTACTGCTCGGCCTTCTGGCGAGC
Proteins encoded in this region:
- a CDS encoding class I adenylate-forming enzyme family protein, which gives rise to MHPLAQRINDVLDLRPDAPAIEYDGQWFSWSDVGVLARRVASLSAEQGRGTGMLLRNRPGHVAAFLGVLLGGGTVVVINPSRRDERIKADIAALQLPLVVGESEDLAALVPAGSATLTIAGLRDDVGGPTRHTSWPDSRPDVAVRMLTSGTTGPPKRVDLGYDMLARSVMGPDPGRAPVPAQIRRGVAIVNSPLVHIGGVFRVLQCITEARPFVLLERFELDAWAAAVRKHRPRAVSLVPAALRTVLHSDLTRDDLAGIRAVTCGTAPLSADDADAFTEKYGIPVLTSYAATEFGGGVAGWTLPDHQTYWQAKRGSVGRANPGAQLRVVGDDGTPLGPDNVGLLEVRPAQLGPSAPWMRTTDMARMDADGFLWITGRADQAIIRGGFKVMPDDVRAALEAHPAVAGAAVVGRPDTRLGETPVAMVELRRPGSTDADNLTAFLRNRLAGYEIPTTIAMVDTIPRTPSGKADLAAVRRFFEKPVAHGDHAR
- a CDS encoding class I adenylate-forming enzyme family protein, with the translated sequence MPDTIDRLVTLQAARHHSKPMVIDPASRLSYRELDSTTRDLAARFVEAGVGKGTPVGLIMPNGVRWVQVAIALTRVGAVLVPLSTLLTARELTAQLRAAAVRYLVSVEEFRGHRYLDELGTVPQPGLPALREVWTVDRLDDMTGERARRVVGAMAETVTAADPLVIMFTSGSSGAPKGVLHSHGNALGAVRSGLAARCITAETRLYLPMPFFWVGGFGAGILSTLLSGATLVTEQIPRPETTLRLLETERVTLFRGWPDQAEALAKHADAAGADLTALRPGSLPALLPPEHRAQPGARATLFGMTEAFGPYCGYPADTDMPRAAWGSCGKPFPGIQIRIVDPDTGDPVAADTAGMIQIRGPHILRGICRRSREEVFTDDGFYPTGDLGLLSRDGFLFYHGRSDDMFKVSGATVYPSEVERALRTVDGVRNAFVTDVPGAAGTRVGAAVVAGEGLTEEQLRRRARTSLSAFKVPTVWLLLTTDDDVPRGGTGKVDTRRLREMLTDADRRASP
- a CDS encoding hotdog family protein yields the protein MAIEGTPASTRTGDARFGEAPLAQTVAAAGAMRRLSSLLLSLEHPHPAVEAMLGKFGEWEAELAASAPRDNAPRIGEIHDDPRRVYLNHATDIGAYNPCFPEYSFDDLDPDQATGRVSFPLVYEGPPGLVHGGFLGVFFDCVIQHHNCRTGLSGKTRSLTVKFRRPTPLLTELRFDITRSQVERGITSTARLLLDDEVLCAGEVTTLASPPEKLAGTKFGRRRKGSGS
- a CDS encoding enoyl-CoA hydratase/isomerase family protein encodes the protein MGNHIGGERPDATVSQEAGADGDGAVTVHRDDAVLRLTLDRPSHRNALTQLMIRALVDALTEAAADDSLRAVHLQGAGDDFCAGVDLVGANSRRRPRTGDLTRRIPHAAHRVIELVSTIHLPVVCSVQGRAVGFGCNLALAADFTVAAADAVFWEPFVERGFSPDSGSTWLAPRLVGLARARRMLLLGEKVSGIDAAEWGLIHQVVGAPELSGAAGKLLDRLSHGPTVAIGLAKQALGFGQHATLSQSLNQELFNLELSCRTDDFKEGMEAFRQRRPPEFNGR
- a CDS encoding enoyl-CoA hydratase/isomerase family protein, giving the protein MATDSFDTINYDVDGHTATITLNRPEALNALSPHMITELRAAYDEAENDDDVWLTIVTGTGRAFCTGADVKAIPGDGKVIYERPYLSTYDQWEAPQEGTPPFRAAAKPMLTAVNGLCCGAGMDWVTTSDIVIASEQATFFDPHVSIGLVAGREMVRVSRVLPRSIALRMALMGKHERMSAGRAYELGLISEVVEHDRLLERAHEIAGIVNSNAPLAVRGTRLAILKGLNVPLHEAEIMAETFRERVLRTEDAAEGPKAFVEKRTPDWQCR
- a CDS encoding enoyl-CoA hydratase/isomerase family protein, with protein sequence MPVSTANSFETILLEVDETDHVATITLNRPEQLNAFNRTMCEEMARAWRTVKLDDSVHAVVLRAAGARAFSAGLDIKTPYGQPENVWNHEDPGESLSPKWQKMWKPVVCAVQGMCTAGAFYFVNESDIVICADDATFFDSHVSAGLVCALEPIGLMRRVGLGEALRIALMGNDERVGADTALRIGLVSEVVTSERLWDRAHEIAATIAAQPPTATQGTVKAIWESLDKPYRVALDQGLIYTRLGNPLGTAELAAQRLERTGAPTAPAPKIR
- a CDS encoding UBP-type zinc finger domain-containing protein, whose translation is MTTAVDPSVPPSGAGCVECEDAGGWWVHLRRCAACGHIGCCDDSLSRHATEHWRQTGHTIIRTFEPGEDWFWNYETRDYYEGPELAPPQCHPEGQTVPGPRDRVPADWADLLRRRRD
- a CDS encoding class I adenylate-forming enzyme family protein — its product is MPADFCTVAQAIRHRASSRGKHPLLVCDDERLSYAGAERRSAQLAGGLLALGAGKGTHVGLLFPNGPEFVVAMLAAARLGAVVIPFSTFVTARELREQLVDSDTQILLSAESFRSHDYAARIAHAVPDVDLGSDGPLFATVAPQLRHVAIGAGIDRAYRLADSVDAGLLEALEDDVDGCDPLAIVYTSGSTSAPKGVVHTHAALLGHQRNLNRIRALTPDDRLFCNSPFFWIGGFAFGLLATLVAGSTLVCSNATDAGKTLDLLEAERPTITNGFVAGITHLAEHPSFARRDLSSMRRGNLYPIMAPGVRPADPQLRHNMLGMTEGGGVVLIGDDEEDQPEKRRGSFGKPAPGFQTRIVDPDTGAPVAVGDAGELCIRGPFVMQRYYKRSREECFDADGWFHTGDLVRADRDGLHYFVGRLSSTIKTAGANVSAAEVEDAITRVTGAQAYVVGLDDAERGQSVAAVLIASDGAAPIDEATLRDRLKTELSAFKIPRRVLTVGRADIPLLSSGKVDTARLKRLFDA
- a CDS encoding adenylate/guanylate cyclase domain-containing protein, which produces MTTALLASLAAVELGGVITLGVLLIVSRRQLKRARSELRRSRAPEIGRRRRRLGPAPLAIRTAWRTADSLMTKGIGATVRNSIEDLAGWAQVERPDLARLTADGDVVIAFSDIEDSTARNEALGDRGWVKVLERHNRLIEKQVGDHNGHVVKNQGDGFMIAFADAGEAVLCGIGVQRALAADADRWEGVRVRIGIHLGSSVRRGDDLFGRNVALAARVAAQAVGGQILVSESVRDAVDGLPGIELCPAREVELKGFQGRHNLYAVSLSTRQEARLQ